In the Cololabis saira isolate AMF1-May2022 chromosome 7, fColSai1.1, whole genome shotgun sequence genome, one interval contains:
- the smim19 gene encoding small integral membrane protein 19, whose protein sequence is MGAHGVVGNEPQSIDYSVHEAWNEATNVYLLVILVSFGLLIYARKNKRKIMRIFSVPPAAGSSQEPNFYDSLQKVRLRQQLEMYSLSRKFDHQQVQQQTESVQLSME, encoded by the exons ATGGGAGCTCACGGGGTCGTGGGCAACGAGCCGCAGTCCATCGACTACTCGGTGCACGAGGCCTGGAACGAGGCCACCAACGTGTACCTGCTGGTGATCCTGGTCAGCTTCGGCCTGCTCATCTACGCCCGCAA GAACAAGAGGAAGATCATGCGGATCTTCAGCGTCCCCCCCGCGGCCGGCAGCAGCCAGGAGCCAAACTTCTACGACAGTCTGCAGAAGGTTCGGCTGCGGCAGCAGCTGGAGATGTACTCTCTAT CCAGGAAGTTTGATCAccagcaggtgcagcagcagACGGAGAGCGTGCAGCTGTCGATGGAGTGA
- the fam199x gene encoding protein FAM199X — MSESLYEKFLAPEEPFPLLSQRANLSDVGTLDVSDFSCRLSSCHRTDPLHRFHSNRWNLTSCGTSVASSECSEELFSSVSVGDQDDCYSLLDDQELTSLDLFPEGSVCSDVSSSISTYWDWSDSEFEWQLPGSDIASGSDVLSDIIPSVPSSPCLFSKRKPKAHPHRNLDELPWSAMTNDEQVEYIEYLSRKVSTEMGLREQLDIIKIIDPCAQISPTDSEFIIELNCLTDEKLKQVRNYIREHSPRQRASSTREGWKRSSHSSASTGGVSGVSSSNASMVSSASSSTGSTASNSVAGGTASACSGSSVANISRAHSDGNLSSAAERIRDSKKRSKQRKLQQKALRKRQLKEQRQARKERLSGLFLNEEVLSLRVTEEDDHVDDLDILM; from the exons ATGTCTGAATCCTTGTATGAGAAGTTTTTGGCCCCAGAGGAGCCGTTCCCTCTCCTCTCCCAAAGAGCCAACCTCAGTGACGTGGGAACGCTGGACGTCAGTGACTTCAGCTGTCGACTCTCATCCTGTCACAGGACAGATCCCTTACACCGTTTCCACAGTAACAG GTGGAACCTGACATCATGCGGGACCAGTGTTGCCAGCTCCGAGTGCAGTGAGGAGCTCTTCTCCTCCGTGTCTGTCGGGGATCAGGACGACTGTTACTCTCTCCTGGATGACCAAGAATTAACATCTCTGGATCTGTTTCCTGAGGGCAGTGTTTGCAGcgatgtctcctcctccatcagcaCATACTGGGACTGGTCTGACAGCGAGTTTGAATGGCAG TTGCCAGGAAGTGACATTGCCAGCGGCAGCGATGTCCTCTCTGACATCATCCCAAGTGTGCCAAGTTCACCTTGTTTGTTTTCCAAGAGGAAGCCAAAGGCACACCCCCACCGCAACCTGGATGAGCTGCCATGGAGCGCCATGACTAATGATGAACAA GTGGAGTATATCGAGTACCTGAGTCGGAAAGTCAGCACAGAGATGGGCCTGAGAGAGCAGCTGGACATCATCAAGATAATTGACCCTTGTGCTCAGATCTCTCCCACTGACAGTGAGTTCATCATTGAGCTCAACTGTCTCACTGATGAGAAGCTGAAACAG GTGCGTAACTACATCCGAGAGCACAGTCCCAGGCAGCGAGCCAGTAGCACCAGAGAGGGCTGGAAAAGGAGCAGCCACAGCAGCGCCAGTACGGGCGGCGTGAGTGGAGTCAGCAGCAGCAACGCCAGCATGGTGAGCTCTGCTAGCTCCTCCACCGGCTCCACGGCCTCCAACTCTGTAGCAG GTGGCACAGCCTCAGCCTGCAGTGGCAGCAGTGTTGCCAACATTAGCAGAGCTCACAGCGATGGCAACCTTTCTAGCGCAGCAGAACGGATACGAGACTCTAAA AAACGTTCAAAGCAGCGTAAGCTCCAGCAGAAAGCTCTGCGCAAGCGGCagctgaaggagcagcggcaggcTCGCAAGGAACGCCTGAGTGGACTGTTTCTGAACGAGGAGGTGCTGTCGCTACGGGTGACGGAGGAGGACGATCACGTGGACGACCTGGACATACTGATGTGA
- the commd5 gene encoding COMM domain-containing protein 5, with the protein MSSSHAKESSFLGGRIPSEIESMSRNLKDVDQELFRKLLKAMVSALEGKDCREVMKSIAESSVVPQERLSHIIAGMHRVLSEAIRIPTMLLKQEAFREDLRELRIPEDFITDFSSVVFGNRRAVLEAASLQNNPHLPSLEDFKWRVDVSISTSSLARALQPSVLMQMKLSDGRFHRFEVPVSKFQELRYNVAMILKEMNDLEKKSILKIQD; encoded by the exons ATGTCTTCGAGCCATGCAAAGGAGTCTAGTTTTTTGGGAGGCAGGATACCGTCAGAAATTGAGTCGATGTCGAGAAACCTGAAAGATGTGGATCAAGAGTTGTTTCGAAAATTACTGAAAG CTATGGTCAGTGCTCTGGAGGGGAAGGACTGCAGAGAGGTGATGAAGTCCATAGCAGAGAGCAGTGTCGTCCCGCAGGAGAGGCTCAGCCACATCATCGCAGGGATGCACAGAGTGCTGTCTGAGGCCATCCGCATCCCCACAATGTTACTTAAACAGGAG GCCTTTAGGGAAGATCTAAGAGAGCTGAG GATACCTGAAGACTTCATCACAGATTTCTCCAGCGTGGTTTTTGGAAATCg TCGTGCGGTTCTGGAGGCAGCTTCCTTGCAGAACAATCCTCACCTTCCCTCATTAGAAGATTTTAAATGGAGAGTGGATGTTTCTATTTCTACCAG CTCTTTAGCCAGAGCCCTGCAGCCCTCGGTTCTTATGCAGATGAAATTATCAGATGGGAGGTTTCACCGCTTTGAG GTTCCCGTTTCCAAATTCCAGGAGCTCCGTTACAACGTGGCTATGATCCTCAAAGAGATGAACGATTTGGAGAAGAAGAGCATTCTCAAGATCCAAGACTGA